A genomic stretch from Aerococcaceae bacterium zg-1292 includes:
- a CDS encoding energy-coupled thiamine transporter ThiT, with protein MNKRMTRLLTDGLIALVLVVVWRFINIEQVLRLNYSLPIMLGLIPLIWIALRHGGAFAILVAAIAGLVNTLLASATDLPFISRLLLEVTPLLVVGCAGFFAKYTQKTLNNRRLTSTRLNIATASMIVSVAAFIIRYIALPLILSIPLHGVLWHNATAWGAAVLTAVIATLILCLVAQFKPDWIIPKRSKYLSRKETSRLLND; from the coding sequence ATGAACAAACGAATGACTCGTTTATTAACAGATGGACTAATTGCGCTAGTATTAGTTGTAGTCTGGCGATTTATCAATATTGAGCAAGTATTGCGTCTAAATTACTCTTTACCAATTATGTTAGGATTAATACCGTTGATATGGATAGCATTACGCCATGGTGGCGCTTTTGCAATTCTTGTCGCTGCAATTGCTGGACTAGTGAATACATTGCTGGCATCAGCAACCGATTTGCCATTTATTTCACGATTATTACTAGAAGTGACGCCTTTACTAGTTGTTGGATGTGCAGGGTTCTTTGCAAAATATACGCAAAAAACATTGAACAATCGTCGTTTGACATCAACGCGATTAAATATCGCGACAGCAAGTATGATTGTATCGGTAGCGGCATTTATAATTCGTTATATTGCCTTACCACTTATTTTGTCAATCCCGTTACACGGCGTGTTGTGGCATAATGCGACAGCATGGGGTGCGGCAGTGCTTACAGCGGTTATAGCAACTTTAATATTATGTCTTGTCGCACAATTTAAACCGGATTGGATTATTCCGAAGCGAAGTAAATAT